One Glycine max cultivar Williams 82 chromosome 4, Glycine_max_v4.0, whole genome shotgun sequence DNA segment encodes these proteins:
- the LOC102667808 gene encoding uncharacterized protein: MDSMMEAMLRMKQLMESNAATDAAASKAAKADLALPTVAHHPVPNIVGRGRSTSGHVNNPHPGYNRGAYPYSLPPNYTPPTMHEDVGHVTPLTLEGDPPRHPNGVHENPQECAQGDVDSNSLFPAEGLAPNALPQTNVTGEPRNHPTQPMFLSVGGSPPAAEEKEKLDLIEERLRAIEEFGDHPFTDMTDLCLVPDVVIPPKFKVPDFDRYKGTTCPKNHLKMYCRKMGAYSRDKKLLMRFFQDSLAGVVVIWYTHLEASNICT; this comes from the coding sequence atggattctatgatggaggccatgctgAGAATGAAACAACTAATGGAGAGTAACGCGGCCACTGACGCCGCTGCTAGCAAGGCTGCTAAGGCAGACCTGGCTCTCCCGACTGTTGCGCACCATCCTGTTCCAAACATTGTGGGACGAGGGAGAAGCACATCGGGGCATGTCAACAACCCCCATCCGGGGTACAACCGAGGTGCTTACCCCTACAGTTTACCACCCAACTACACACCACCAACCATGCATGAAGATGTCGGTCACGTTACTCCCCTCACCCTCGAAGGGGATCCTCCTCGGCACCCTAACGGGGTCCACGAGAATCCTCAAGAGTGCGCTCAAGGAGACGTCGACTCCAACTCCCTGTTTCCTGCTGAAGGGCTGGCGCCTAACGCATTACCTCAAACCAATGTCACGGGAGAGCCTCGAAACCACCCAACACAGCCAATGTTTCTGTCCGTGGGAGGGTCGCCCCCGGCTgcagaagaaaaggaaaaactcgATCTCATAGAAGAGAGATTGAGGGCTATTGAAGAATTCGGCGATCATCCGTTCACAGATATGACCGACCTGTGCCTGGTGCCGGACGTCGTCatccctccgaagttcaaggtacCTGACTTTGATAGgtataaagggacgacatgtcctaAGAATCACCTAAAAATGTACTGTCGAAAGATGGGTGCATATTCCAGGGACAAGAAGTTATTGATGCGTTTCTTTCAAGATAGTTTGGCTGGGGTAGTAGTCATCTGGTACACTCACCTAGAAGCTTCTAACATTTGCACCTAG
- the LOC100786141 gene encoding uncharacterized protein, producing MRNFSPRQAQNFTPIPMTYGDLLPSLIANQLAVVIPGRIFQPSFPKWYNPSATCTYHGGTPGHSVEQCLALKSKVQGLIEVGWLTFQEDGLNIKTNPLANHGGGAINAIEVSRSHGPKILKDVTTSTKFIYKALPKAGMIPCGGHKEDSCLMHTGVLHDMETCSAIRDLLQQMIDQGRLEVSNEEEEEQHICMQSADKKGPKKPKPLVIHFTRDTAPQRPRHPSTVSGVRPISFPYKNSHIVPWRYAPPGGRKEEAIDIGSLLAKVTNITRLSGITRSGRVFAPPGLPTQLANAKGKAKVTEGQNVKVIPAPDEDVPTNEFAEGREDCGKKEVSLKEAGEFLRSIQQSEFKIIEQVNKNPARVSLLELLMSSEPHRALLVKVLNEAHVAQEISIEGFEGIVNNITANNYLTFAEEEIPAEGRGHNRALHVLVKCMEHVMAKVLIDNSSSLNVMPKSTLEKFPFNASHLRLSSMVVSAFDGSRREVRGEIDLPLQIGPHTCRVTFQVTDINPAYNCLLGRPWIHSVGVVPSTLHQKLKFVVEGHLVIVSGEEDVLVSCSSSMSYVESTEESLETTFQSFEVVSIASVDSLPRQPHLSGAAMMVARVMLGHDYDPGMGLGKNNDGRADLVRVRGNHGKFGLGYKPTQADVRKNISERKNKGQGPWSRQKAKEVPPCHISRSFVSAGLRRAGQVAAICDEDSPRRSDLIQPCPPNFQLGNWRVEERPEVYTTSIISNDESREGTNTGDPTVDFEQEASQMEDEEDEDVGLPPELERIFAQEDREMRPHQEETKLVDLGTGSENKEVKVGTGMTTPVHEELVALLRDYQDVFAWSYQDMPGLSHDIVQHRLPLNSGYSSVN from the exons ATGAGGAACTTTTCGCCAAGGCAAGCTCAGAATttcaccccgatcccaatgacgtatgGGGACCTCTTGCCATCTctcatcgccaaccaattgGCCGTGGTGATTCCGGGAAGGATCTTCCAGCCTTcgttcccaaagtggtataaccctAGCGCAACCTGCACATACCATGGGGGAACCCCGGGCCACTCGGTCGAACAGTGCTTGGCCTTGAAGAGCAAGGTCCAAGGCTTGATAGAAGTCGGATGGttgacatttcaagaggacGGGCTCAACATAAAGACAAACCCtcttgccaatcatggagggggagctaTTAATGCCATCGAGGTGAGTAGGTCGCACGGGCCCAAAATTTTGAAGGACGTAACGACCTCCACAAAGTTTATCTATAAAGCCTTACCAAAGGCGGGCATGATTCCCTGCGGCGGGCACAAAGAGGATTCATGTTTAATGCATACGGGCGtactgcatgacatggaaacgtgttcAGCGATAAGAGATCTATTACAAcaaatgatagaccaaggtcggCTTGAGGTCAGcaatgaggaggaggaggaacaacatatatgcatgcagtcggCAGATAAGAAGGGTCCTAAAAAGCCTAAACCCTTGGTAATACACTTCACTAGGGACACGGCTCCCCAAAGGCCCCGACACCCCTCGACCGTGTCGGGAGTTAGACCTATTTCGTTTCCTTACAAGAACAGCCACATAGTTCCATGGAGGTACGCCCCTCCGGGCGGTAGGAAGGAAGAAGCTATCGACATCGGCTCACTATTGGCCAAAGTAACCAACATCACCAGGCTGAGCGGCATAACTCGCAGCGGTCGCGTGTTTGCACCCCCTGGCCTGCCAACGCAGCTCGCAAACGCTAAAGGGAAGGCAAAGGTGACCGAAGGACAAAATGTCAAGGTGATCCCCGCACCAGACGAGGATGTTCCGACAAACGAATTTGCCGAGGGAAGAGAAGACTGCGGCAAGAAAGAGGTATCACTCAAGGAGGCCGGTGAGTTCCTCCGCAgtatccaacaaagcgagttcaaaATCATTGAACAAGTCAACAAGAACCCAGCTAGAGTCTCCCTTCTGGAGctgctcatgagctctgagcctcaccGAGCTTTGTTGGTAAAAGTCTTGAATGAAGCTCACGTAGCCCAAGAAATCTCCATAGAAGGCTTTGAGGGGATTGTCAATAACATCACAGCCAACAATTACCTCACCTTTGCTGAAGaggaaatccccgccgaggggagagggcataatagggCCTTACATGTGTTGGTCAAATGCATGGAACACGTTATGGCCAAAGTACTCATCGACAACAGCTCAAGCCTGAATGTGATGCCCAAGAGCACGTTGGAGAAGTTTCCATTTAATGCCTCCCACCTGAGGCTGAGTTCCATGGTGGTCAGTGCCTTCGATGGCAGTCGCCGAGAGGTAAGGGGAGAGATTGACCTCCCATTACAGATAGGGCCTCATACCTGTCGAGTTACATTCCAAGTGACGGATATCAATCCGGCCTACAATTGTCTTTTGGGGCGTccatggatccactcagtgggagtcgtCCCCtccacactccaccaaaagctaaAGTTTGTTGTGGAAGGACATTTGGTCATAGTATCAGGTGAGGAAGATGTCCTGGTAAGTTGTTCTTCCTCTATGTCGTATGTGGAATCCACggaggagtcattggaaacgactttccaatcttttgaggtagtaagcatcGCTTCTGTAGATTCCCTCCCTAGGCAGCCCCACCTGTCTGGCGCggcaatgatggtggcccgggtgatgTTAGGGCACGACTATGATcccggaatgggtttgggcaagAATAACGACGGCAGGGCCGACCTAGTAAGAGTTAGAGGAAACcatgggaagtttgggttaggctataaacctacACAGGCTGACGTAAGGAAAAACATCTCggaaaggaagaacaaaggcCAAGGCCCATGGTCGAGACAGAAAGCCAAAGAGGTTCCACCgtgccacatcagtaggagcttcGTGAGTGCAGGTTTAAGACGCGCAGGACAAGTCGCCGCGATATGCGATGAGGACTCCCCGAGGAGATCGGATTTGATACAGCCATGCCCTCCCAATTTCCAACTAGGGAATTGGCGGGTAGAGGAACGCCCGGAGGTTTAcacgacaagcataat ATCCAATGACGAGTCCcgcgaaggtactaataccgggGACCCGACCGTCGATTTTGAGCAAGAAGCGAGTCAGATGGAGGATGAAGAAGACGAAGATGTAGGGCTTCCCCCAGAGCTAGAGAGGATATTTGCTCAGGAGGATCGAGAGATGAGGCcgcatcaagaagagacaaaaCTCGTAGACTTAGGTACCGGCAGTGAAAATAAGGAAGTGAAagtaggcacgggtatgaccacCCCCGTCCATGAAGAATTAGTGGCCCTGCTGCGGGACTACCAAGACGTCTTTGCCTGGTCATACCAAGACATGCCTGGTTTAAGCcacgacattgtgcagcacagGTTACCTTTGAACTCCGGTTATTCTTCGGTGAATTAA